In a genomic window of Quercus lobata isolate SW786 chromosome 4, ValleyOak3.0 Primary Assembly, whole genome shotgun sequence:
- the LOC115984297 gene encoding uncharacterized protein LOC115984297, translating into MVDVALMNPNRIEYPLGQFAQMNVLMWNYRGELKPDFKRRIFEMVVNHNMAIMVIMKTRMGGDRAERIIANLPFDGFITTKTTDYARGLWVLWKKDEAEIELLASTEQEIHATIKLDNVSIQEISRERK; encoded by the exons ATGGTGGATGTAGCATTGATGAATCCTAATCGAATTGAATATCCTTTGGGTCAGTTTGCTCAAATGAATGTCTTAATGTGGAATTACAGGGGTGAGTTAAAGCCTGATTTTAAGAGAAGGATTTTTGAGATGGTTGTGAATCATAATATGGCGATCATGGTGATTATGAAGACTAGAATGGGTGGAGATAGGGCTGAGAGGATCATTGCTAACCTACCATTTGATGGTTTTATCACAACTAAGACAACTGATTACGCAAGGGGCCTATGGGTGCTTTGGAAGAAGGATGAAGCCGAAATTGAATTGCTTGCTTCCACAGAACAAGAAATTCATGCCACTATTAAG CTTGACAATGTCTCCATTCAAGAAATTAGCCGTGAAAGGAAGTAG